GAGATCGACTTCGTCACCCTCGCCGGCACGGCGGGCACCGGCAAGACGCTGATGGCGCTGGCTGCGGGCCTGACGCAGGTGCTCGACGAGCGCCGCTACACCGAGATCATCATGACCCGCGCCACCGTGAGCGTGGGCGAAGACATCGGCTTTTTGCCCGGCACCGAAGAAGAAAAAATGGGCCCCTGGATGGGTGCGCTCGACGACAACCTCGAGTTTTTGGCCAAAGGCGACGGCGGCAACGCCGGCGAATGGGGGCGCGCCGCCACCAACGACCTGATCCGCAGCCGGGTCAAGATCAAGAGCATGAACTTCATGCGCGGGCGCACCTTCATGAACAAGTACGTGATCATCGACGAGGCGCAAAACCTCACGCCCAAGCAGATGAAAACGCTCATCACCCGCGCCGGCCCCGGCACCAAGATCATCTGCATGGGCAACTTGGCGCAGATCGACACCCCCTACCTGACTGAAGGCTCTTCGGGCCTGACCTACGCCGTGGACCGCTTCAAGGGCTGGCCACACGGCGGCCACATCACGCTGGCGCGCGGCGAGCGCTCGCGCTTGGCCGACTTTGCCAGCGAGGTGTTGTAGGCCAAGTCAAACACGCAAGCAACTTTATCCACTTAGGCACCCCATGAACCAGCCCAACACCACCACCCTGGGGGGCCACGCCCTGCCCTCCTACCTCGACCCCGCGCATTTGGGCCCATGGGGCGACTATTTGCAGCAGATCGACCGGGTGGCGCCCTACTTGGGTTCGCTTGGGCGCTGGATCGAAACCCTCAAGCGGCCCAAGCGCAGCCTGATCGTCGATGTGCCTATCCGCCTCGACGACGGCCGCGTCGCGCACTTCGAGGGCTACCGGGTGCAGCACAACACCTCGCGCGGCCCCGGCAAGGGCGGGGTGCGTTTTCACCAAGACGTGACGCTGGCCGAAGTGATGGCGCTGGCGGCTTGGATGTCGATCAAGAACGCCGCCGTCAACGTGCCCTACGGCGGGGCCAAGGGCGGCATCCGGGTCGATCCCAGAACGCTCTCGCTGGCCGAACTCGAGCGCGTCACGCGCCGCTACACGAGCGAGATCGGGCTCATCATCGGCCCGAGCAAAGACATTCCGGCCCCCGACGTCAACACCAACGAGCGCGTCATGGCTTGGATGATGGACACCTACTCGATGAACATCGGCGAGACCGCCACCGGCGTCGTCACCGGCAAGCCGATCGACCTCGGCGGCTCGCTCGGGCGCCGCGAGGCCACCGGGCGTGGGGTGGCGATCATCGGCACCGAAGCGGCGCAGCGCATCGGGCTCGAGCTGCAAGGCGCGCGCGTGGCGCTGCAAGGTTTTGGCAACGTGGGCAGCGTCTCGGCCAAGCTGCTGGCGCAAGCCGGGGCGCGCATCGTGGCGGTGCAAGACCACGGCGGCACGCTGTACTGCGGCGGCGGGCTCGATCCGGTGGCGCTGGCGCAGCACGTGGCGGCACAGGGCAGCGTGGCCGGCTTCGCCGGTGCCGAAACCTTGGCCCCAGACGGCTTTTGGGATGTGGATTGCGACATTCTGGTGCCGGCTGCGCTGGAGCGCCAGATCACCGCGGCCAACGCGCACCGCATTCGCGCGCGCATGGTGATCGAAGGCGCCAACGGCCCCACCACGCCAGACGCCGACGACATCCTCAACGAGCGCGGCATTCTGGTGGTGCCCGACGTGATCGCCAACGCCGGCGGCGTGACGGTGAGCTACTTCGAGTGGGTGCAGGATTTCTCCAGCTTTTTCTGGAGCGAGGACGAAATCAACCAGCGCTTGGCGCAGATCCTGCGCGGCGCTTTCGATGCGATCTGGAAAGAGGCCAGCGAGCACCGCGTCAGCCTGCGCACCGCGACCTTCATCGTCGCTTGCCGGCGCATTTTGCAGGCGCGCGATCTGCGCGGCCTCTACCCCTGAACCGCCGATCGGCGCTGCGCCCTGCGCTGCGCTCTAGCCAAGCCCGCCACCCGCTGCACGGGCTACTGCAAAGTCGGCTTGCGCAGCGCCCAGTCGGGGATGGGCACGATCGGCACCCCGTCTTGCAGCAGTTTGGCGGCTTGGGCGGGCGTGGTTTGGCCGCGTATGGCGCGCGGCTTCAGTTCGCCTTCATGCATCTGGCGCGCTTGCTCGGCAAACTGAGTGCCCACGTCTTCGGTCTGCGTCAGCACCTCGCGCAGCACCCGCAGCAGCGCCGCTTGTTGTTGCTTGGGCTGCGCAGTGGCAATCTCGCCCGCTTGGGGCGCGCGGGTGGTGGTGGGAGCAACCCCCGTGCCGCTGGCCGGAGCTTGGTCCGTTGCGTCTGGCTCGAAGGCCTTGCGCCCGTGCCCGAGGTTGAGCCGCGGCGCGCTGAGTTGCTTGACGATTTGGGTGCAGCCGCACAGCGGGCACTCGATCAGGCCGCGCTCGCGCTGCGCGAGGAAATCGGCTTCGGAGGCAAACCAGCCCTCGAACACATGGGCGCTGCTGCAGGCCAGATCGAGCACTTTCATGCGCTTTCAGCCTCTGCGGTATGCGCTGCGGTATGCGCTGCGATAGGCGCTGCGTTCAACCGCGCTTGAGCAGCATGTAGCGGATGACAAAGCCGGGAAAGGCAAAAACCAGAAACAGCGACAAGCCCACGACGTAAAACTGCCAGCTCTGCGGGTAAATCTGGCCCAAGCTGGCCTCGATGCCGAGCGAAATGGCGCCGGCAATGAAGAAAAACAGCAGCAGCTCGGCCATGCGTATCCACAGCGGCTTGAGGCCGTCTTTGAGTGGAAACACCAGCAACAGGCGCTGGTTGACAAAAGGCAGATTGGCCAACACCAACGCCAAGCCGAGCACCAGATAGGCGTAAAAGTCGATATTCATGGGCTGCAGCTTAACTCAAACCAGCAGCGAAGCGATGGCTTGGGCGCAAAGGGCCAGCAGCGCGCCCGGGAATAGCCCAAGCACCAGCAGCATCAAGCCATTGACCGAAAGCACCGCGCGCAGCTCGAACGGCGCTGAGATGGCTGCGGTTTGCGTGGGCACATCGAAATACATCACCTTGACCACGCGCAGGTAGTAGAACGCGCCCACCAGCGACATCAGCACCGCGAACACCGCCGACCACAGATAGACGCCGTCGCCAGCGGCCAGTAGCGCTTGCAGCACCGTGAGCTTGGCATAAAAACCCACCAGCGGCGGCACACCAGCCAGCGAGAACATGCCCGCGGCCATGACACCGGCGTAGAGCGGGCTGCGCTGGTTCAGGCCGGCGAGGTCGTCGATCTCTTCGGACTCGAAACCCTCGCGGCTGAGCAGCAAAATCACGCCGAACACCGCCAGCGTGGTGAGCACGTAGGTGACGATGTAGAACATGGCGGCGCTGTAGGCGGTGCTCATGTTGGCCGTGCTGCCGTCGGCGCCGACCCCGGCGACAAAGGCCAACAGCAGAAAGCCCACCTGCGCGATGGACGAAAAAGCCAGCATGCGCTTGAGGTTGGTCTGCGCCACCGCCGCCAGGTTGCCCACCAGCAGCGACAGCACCGCCAGCACCGCCAGCATCTGCTGCCAGTCGAAGGCCAAGGTGGGCATGGCCTCGACCAGCAGGCGCATGACGATCGCAAACGCGGCCAGCTTGGGTGCGGAACCGATAAACAGCGTCACCGCCGTGGGGGCGCCGTGATAGACGTCGGGCACCCACATATGGAACGGCACGGCCCCGAGCTTGAACGCCAGCCCGGCGACCAAGAACACCAGCCCCAGCATCAGCACCTGCGGCTGCGCCACCCCGGCCTCGATGGTCTGCGCCAGCGTGCGGATGTCGAGCGTGCCGGTGGCGCCGTAAATGAGCGACATGCCATAGAGCAGGAAGCCGCTGGCCAACGCGCCCAGCACGAAGTACTTCATGGCCGCCTCGGTGGCGCGCAAGTCGTCGCGGCGCAGCGCCACCAACGCAAAGCTAGACAGCGCCAGCAGCTCGAGCCCGAGGTAGATGATGAGCAGGTTGTGGCCCGAGATCATCACGTACATGCCCAGCAGCGCGAACAGACCCAAGGTGTAGAGCTCGCCGCCGCGCAGCATGCCGCGCGCACCGGCGTAGGGGCGGGCATAGACCAGCAGCACCATCATGGTCAGGGCGGCAAAGCACTTGAGCCAGTTGCCCATCGGGTCGCTCACCACCAAGCCGCCAAAACCGCTGAAGGTCTGGCCGCTGAGCGCTGCCGAACCGGTCAGGAAGGCAGCGCCGGCCAGCGTGAGCAGCGTCAGGTAATGCGTGGCGTGGCGCTGCGGCGACTTGAGGAACAGGTCGTAAATGGCGATCACGCAGACCATGACCAGCAGCAGCAGTTCAGGGGCGATCGCGATCCAGCTCAGACGGTCAATCATAGGGATACTCTTTTCAAACCAGTGGGTGTCAGGCGCGTCAGAGGCTGAGGGGCAATGGTGCGTGCCCGAAAGGGCGCGCCAAAGCGCCGCCGGCAAGGCGCAAAGCACAGCCGTAGCCTGCGCTACGGCGCGCATTTGCAACGCCGCAGACGGTGTTTTGGTGCGTCAAGGCGGGCATGAGTGATTGCCTTTCAGCCTCTCTTAGGGCAGCTTGGTGACCGAGATGTGCAGCAGCAACTCGGTCACCGCCGGCATCATCACGTCGGTGAAGGGCTTGGGATAGATGCCCATGAACAGCACCGCCAGCGCCAGCACCGCCAGCACACCGTATTCGCGCGCGTTGATGTCGAACAGCGCTTTCACGTTGTCGTTGGCGACGGCGCCCAGATAAACACGCTTGAACATCAGCAGCGAATAGGCCGCGCCCAGAATCAGCGCCGTGGCCGCCCCGAGCCCGATCCAGAAGTTGGCCTGCACCGCGCCCAGAATCACCATCCACTCGCCCACGAAACCGGCGGTGCCGGGCATGCCGGCGTTGGCCATGGTGAACAGCAGCGCGAAGGCAGCAAACTTGGGCATCGGGTTGATGACGCCGCCGTAGTCGGCGATTTCACGCGAGTGCATGCGGTCGTAGAGCACGCCGATGCACAGGAACATCGCCGCCGAGACGAAACCGTGCGCGATCATCTGCACGATGGCACCAGCCAGCGCCAGCTCGTTGAACAGGAAAAAACCCAGCGTGACAAAACCCATGTGCGCCACCGACGAGTAGGCAACGAGCTTTTTCATGTCCTGCTGCACCAGCGCCACCAGCCCGACGTAGATCACGGCGATGAGCGAGAGCGCGATCATCAGCCAAGCCAGATCCTGCGAGGCGTCGGGCGTGATCGGCAAGGAAAAGCGCAGAAAACCGTAGGCGCCGAGCTTGAGCATGATCGCCGCCAGCACCGCCGAACCGGCGGTGGGGGCTTCCACGTGCACGTCGGGCAACCAGGTGTGCACCGGCCACATCGGCACCTTGACGGCAAAGGCCGCCAAGAAGGCCAAGAACAGCAGCGTCTGCTCGGTGCTAGTCAGCGGCAGCTGGTACCAGTCTTGCAGATCGAAGCTGCCACCCGAGGCGTTGTAGAGGTAGATCAGCGCCAGCAGCATCAGCAGCGAGCCCAGCAGCGTGTAGAGGAAGAACTTGTAGGCGGCGTAGATGCGGTTCGGGCCGCCCCAGATACCGATGATCAGGTACATCGGGATCAGGGTGGCTTCAAAGAACAGGAAGAACAGCAGCGCGTCTTGGGCCGAGAACACGCCGATCATCGCTCCGGACAGGATCAGGAACGCCGCCATGTACTGGTGCACGCGCTCGGTGATCGACTCCCAACTCGCCACCACCGCGATGACGGTGGTGAAGGCGGTGAGCAAGATCAGCCAGAGCGAGATGCCATCGACCCCGAGGTGGTAGTGGACGTTGAAGCGCTCGATCCAGAGCACTTTTTCGACGAACTGGAAGCCAGCGGCGCCGATTTCAAAGCCGGTGTAGAGCGGCAGCGTGACCGCCAGCCCGAGCAAGGAGCCCAACAGCGCCAGCCAGCGCACCTGCTGCGCACTAAAGTGCCGCCCCAAGACCAGCAGCGCGACGCCAAAAAAGATCGGAACCCAAATCGCAAGGCTCAGCAAACCCATGTTGTTATTCTCCTCAGCGCCAAACGAAGTAGGTCATGAGCGCGAGCACACCCACGATCATCACAAAGGCATAGTGGTAGAGGTAGCCGGTTTGGGCATGACGCACCACCGCCGCCACCCGGCCCACCAGTTTCCAGCTCATGTTGACCACGCCGGCCTCGATCACACCGCGGTCACCGCCCTTCCACAGCCCTTGGCCCAGCAGCATGGTGGCGCGCGCGAGCACGTTTTCGTTGAACCAGTCGAGGTAGTACTTGTTTTCCAGCACCACCACCAGCGGCCGCAGGGTGTGCGCTAAGCGATCGGCCAGCTGGGTGTTGTGCAGGTACAGGTACCAAGCCAGCAGCGCGCCGGCGATGGCCAGATAGAGCCCGATGGAGCTAAACGCCTTGAGGGCAAAGGCCAGCGGGCCGTGATAGAGGGCAGCGAGTTCGGTCATGGCTGGGTGCAGCGCGTGGTTGACGTGCACGGCATCGGCCAGAAAATCACCAAACAGCATCGGGCCGATGGTCAGGTAACCGATCACCACCGAGGGCACCGCCAGCAGCAGCAGCGGCACCGTCACCACCCAAGGCGACTCGTGCGGTTTTTCGTCGTGGCCGTGGTGGCCATGGTCGTCGTGGTGCGCGTCCGGGTTCAGGTGGTAGCGCTCGGGGCCGTGAAAGACCATGAAGTAGAGCCTGAACGAGTAGAACGAGGTCACGAACACGCCCGCCAGCAAGGCGTAGTAGGCAAAGGTGGCGGCCGGCAAGGTGCTGAAATCGGCTGAGAGCTTGATCGCTTCCTTGGAGTAGTAGCCCGAAAACAGCGGCATCCCGACCAGCGCCAGCGTGCCCAGCAAGGCCGTGATCCAAGTGATGGGCATGTACTTGCGCAAGCCGCCCATCCAGCGCATGTCTTGGTTGTGGTGCAGGCCCATGATCACCGAGCCCGCAGCCAAGAACAGCAGCGCCTTGAAAAACGCGTGCGTCATGAGGTGGAACAGCGCCACCGAGTAGGCCGAAGCGCCCAGCGCCACCGTCATGTAGCCCAGCTGCGACAGGGTGGAATAAGCCACCACGCGCTTGATGTCGTTTTGCACCATGCCCAAGAACCCCATGAACAGCGCAGTGATGGCGCCGATGATGAGGATGAAGTTGAGCGCGGCGTCCGAGAGCTCGAACACCGGCGACATGCGCGCGACCATGAAGATGCCGGCCGTGACCATGGTGGCGGCGTGGATCAGGGCCGAGATCGGGGTCGGGCCTTCCATCGAGTCGGGCAACCAGACGTGCAGCGGGAACTGGGCCGACTTGCCCATGGCACCGATGAACAGGCAGATGGCGATCACCGTCACCAGCAGGGACTCTTGGCCGAGGATGTACCACGGGAACTCGACCGTGGCCAGCTCGGGCAGCTTGGCGAAGATTTCGCTGTAGTTCAGGCTGCCGGTGTAGGCGGCGATGAGCGCGATGCCCAAAAGGAAGCCAAGGTCGCCCACGCGGTTGACCAGAAAGGCCTTCATGTTGGCAAAGATCGCCGTCGGGCGCTTGTACCAAAAGCCGATCAGCAGGTACGACACCAGCCCCACCGCTTCCCACGCAAAGAACAGTTGCAGCAGGTTGTTGCTCATGACCAGCATGAGCATCGAGAAGGTAAAGAGCGAGATGTAGGCAAAGAAGCGGTTGTAGCCTTCGTCTTCCTGCATGTAGCCGATGGTGTAGAGGTGCACCATGAGCGAGACGAAGGTGACCACGACCATCATCATGGCGGTGAGGCCATCGACCATGAAGCCGATCTCCATCGTCAGCCCGCCGATCACCATCCACTCGTAGATCGAGTCGTTGAAGCGCGCGCCGTCGATCACGTCGAGCAGCACCGAGACCGAGAGCAGGAACGAGACCAGCACGCCGAAGATGGCGATGCTGTGGCACAGACGGCGCCCGAACCAGTTGCCGCCCAATCGGGTGCCAAAGATGCCGACCAGCACCGCGCCGAGCAACGGCGCCATCGGCACCGCCAGCAGCGTGCTTGCAGAGAGGGTAGTACTCATGTGTTAGCCCTTGAGCGTGTTGAGCTCATCGACGCGGATCGACTGGCGGTTGCGGAACAGCAGCACCAAAATCGCAAGGCCGATGGCCGATTCGGCCGCCGCCACCGTGAGGATGAAGAACACGAACACCTGCCCGTGCAGATCGCCGTGGAAATAGGCGAAGGCGACAAAGTTGATGTTGACCGCCAGCAGCATCAGTTCGATGCACATCAGCAGCACGATCAGGTTGCGGCGGTTCAGGAAGATCCCCACCACCGAGAGCGCAAACAACAGCGCGCCCAGCGAGAGGAAGTGGCCGATGGTCAGGCTGGTCATCATGGCTGGCCCTCCTTGGCCTGATCCGCCGGGGCCGGGCCGGGCTTGGGGGTGGGCTGCATGTGCAGCACCTGCAGGCGGTCGCTGGCCTTGACGCGCACCTGCACACCGGGGTCGATGGCCTTGCTGTCTTTGCGCTCGCGCAGCACCAGCGCGATGGCGGCGATCATGCCGACCAGCAAAATCACGCCCGCGATCTGCACCGGGTACAGGTAAACGGAGTACAGCAGCAAACCGAGCTCCAGCGTGTTCTCATGCCCCGGCACGTGCATGCCGCGGGTGAGCACCGCCGGATCGACCGTCATCTGGGGGAAGCCAAACCAGAGCACCACGATCAACTGCACGCTGATCACGGCCCCTAGCAGCGCGGTGATCGGGAAATGGCGCCAAAAGCCCTTGCGCAAGACCTCGGTGTTGATGTCCATCATCATGACGACGAACAAAAACAGCACCATCACCGCGCCCAGATAGACCAGTACCAGCGTGATGGCCAGAAACTCGGCCTTGAGCAGCAAAAAGATCGCCGCCGCCTGCGAGAAGGCCAGCATCAGGTACAGCACCGCGTGCACCGCGTTGCGCGCCGTGATGACCTTGAACGCCGCAAACAACAGCAGCGCCGCAAAGACGTAGAAAAAACCCGCTTGAAAATCCATATCGTGTTCTGCCTGGTTAGCGCTCGGGTTCAGCGGTAGGGTGCATCCGCCGCGCGGGCGGCTGCGATCTCTTTTTCGTAGCGGTCGCCCACCGCCAACAGCATGTCTTTGGTGAAGTACAGGTCGCCGCGTTTTTCGCCGTGGTATTCGAGGATGTGGGTCTCGACGATGGCATCCACCGGGCAGGCTTCTTCACAAAAACCGCAGAAAATGCATTTGGTCAGGTCAATGTCGTAGCGCGTGGTGCGGCGGGTGCCGTCGGCGCGCTCGGCGGCTTCGATGGTGATGGCCATGGCCGGGCACACCGCTTCGCACAGCTTGCAGGCGATGCAGCGCTCCTCGCCATCGGGGTAGCGGCGCTGCGCGTGCAGCCCACGAAAACGCGGCGAAAGCGGGGTTTTTTCTTCCGGGTACTGCAGCGTGACCTTGGGCCTGAAGGCGTAGCGGCCGGTCAGGGCCATGCCCTTGAACAGCTCGATGAGCAAAA
This sequence is a window from Serpentinimonas maccroryi. Protein-coding genes within it:
- a CDS encoding Glu/Leu/Phe/Val family dehydrogenase: MNQPNTTTLGGHALPSYLDPAHLGPWGDYLQQIDRVAPYLGSLGRWIETLKRPKRSLIVDVPIRLDDGRVAHFEGYRVQHNTSRGPGKGGVRFHQDVTLAEVMALAAWMSIKNAAVNVPYGGAKGGIRVDPRTLSLAELERVTRRYTSEIGLIIGPSKDIPAPDVNTNERVMAWMMDTYSMNIGETATGVVTGKPIDLGGSLGRREATGRGVAIIGTEAAQRIGLELQGARVALQGFGNVGSVSAKLLAQAGARIVAVQDHGGTLYCGGGLDPVALAQHVAAQGSVAGFAGAETLAPDGFWDVDCDILVPAALERQITAANAHRIRARMVIEGANGPTTPDADDILNERGILVVPDVIANAGGVTVSYFEWVQDFSSFFWSEDEINQRLAQILRGAFDAIWKEASEHRVSLRTATFIVACRRILQARDLRGLYP
- a CDS encoding DUF1178 family protein, producing MKVLDLACSSAHVFEGWFASEADFLAQRERGLIECPLCGCTQIVKQLSAPRLNLGHGRKAFEPDATDQAPASGTGVAPTTTRAPQAGEIATAQPKQQQAALLRVLREVLTQTEDVGTQFAEQARQMHEGELKPRAIRGQTTPAQAAKLLQDGVPIVPIPDWALRKPTLQ
- a CDS encoding DUF2818 family protein — protein: MNIDFYAYLVLGLALVLANLPFVNQRLLLVFPLKDGLKPLWIRMAELLLFFFIAGAISLGIEASLGQIYPQSWQFYVVGLSLFLVFAFPGFVIRYMLLKRG
- the nuoN gene encoding NADH-quinone oxidoreductase subunit NuoN, with product MIDRLSWIAIAPELLLLVMVCVIAIYDLFLKSPQRHATHYLTLLTLAGAAFLTGSAALSGQTFSGFGGLVVSDPMGNWLKCFAALTMMVLLVYARPYAGARGMLRGGELYTLGLFALLGMYVMISGHNLLIIYLGLELLALSSFALVALRRDDLRATEAAMKYFVLGALASGFLLYGMSLIYGATGTLDIRTLAQTIEAGVAQPQVLMLGLVFLVAGLAFKLGAVPFHMWVPDVYHGAPTAVTLFIGSAPKLAAFAIVMRLLVEAMPTLAFDWQQMLAVLAVLSLLVGNLAAVAQTNLKRMLAFSSIAQVGFLLLAFVAGVGADGSTANMSTAYSAAMFYIVTYVLTTLAVFGVILLLSREGFESEEIDDLAGLNQRSPLYAGVMAAGMFSLAGVPPLVGFYAKLTVLQALLAAGDGVYLWSAVFAVLMSLVGAFYYLRVVKVMYFDVPTQTAAISAPFELRAVLSVNGLMLLVLGLFPGALLALCAQAIASLLV
- a CDS encoding NADH-quinone oxidoreductase subunit M, with protein sequence MGLLSLAIWVPIFFGVALLVLGRHFSAQQVRWLALLGSLLGLAVTLPLYTGFEIGAAGFQFVEKVLWIERFNVHYHLGVDGISLWLILLTAFTTVIAVVASWESITERVHQYMAAFLILSGAMIGVFSAQDALLFFLFFEATLIPMYLIIGIWGGPNRIYAAYKFFLYTLLGSLLMLLALIYLYNASGGSFDLQDWYQLPLTSTEQTLLFLAFLAAFAVKVPMWPVHTWLPDVHVEAPTAGSAVLAAIMLKLGAYGFLRFSLPITPDASQDLAWLMIALSLIAVIYVGLVALVQQDMKKLVAYSSVAHMGFVTLGFFLFNELALAGAIVQMIAHGFVSAAMFLCIGVLYDRMHSREIADYGGVINPMPKFAAFALLFTMANAGMPGTAGFVGEWMVILGAVQANFWIGLGAATALILGAAYSLLMFKRVYLGAVANDNVKALFDINAREYGVLAVLALAVLFMGIYPKPFTDVMMPAVTELLLHISVTKLP
- the nuoL gene encoding NADH-quinone oxidoreductase subunit L — protein: MSTTLSASTLLAVPMAPLLGAVLVGIFGTRLGGNWFGRRLCHSIAIFGVLVSFLLSVSVLLDVIDGARFNDSIYEWMVIGGLTMEIGFMVDGLTAMMMVVVTFVSLMVHLYTIGYMQEDEGYNRFFAYISLFTFSMLMLVMSNNLLQLFFAWEAVGLVSYLLIGFWYKRPTAIFANMKAFLVNRVGDLGFLLGIALIAAYTGSLNYSEIFAKLPELATVEFPWYILGQESLLVTVIAICLFIGAMGKSAQFPLHVWLPDSMEGPTPISALIHAATMVTAGIFMVARMSPVFELSDAALNFILIIGAITALFMGFLGMVQNDIKRVVAYSTLSQLGYMTVALGASAYSVALFHLMTHAFFKALLFLAAGSVIMGLHHNQDMRWMGGLRKYMPITWITALLGTLALVGMPLFSGYYSKEAIKLSADFSTLPAATFAYYALLAGVFVTSFYSFRLYFMVFHGPERYHLNPDAHHDDHGHHGHDEKPHESPWVVTVPLLLLAVPSVVIGYLTIGPMLFGDFLADAVHVNHALHPAMTELAALYHGPLAFALKAFSSIGLYLAIAGALLAWYLYLHNTQLADRLAHTLRPLVVVLENKYYLDWFNENVLARATMLLGQGLWKGGDRGVIEAGVVNMSWKLVGRVAAVVRHAQTGYLYHYAFVMIVGVLALMTYFVWR
- the nuoK gene encoding NADH-quinone oxidoreductase subunit NuoK — its product is MTSLTIGHFLSLGALLFALSVVGIFLNRRNLIVLLMCIELMLLAVNINFVAFAYFHGDLHGQVFVFFILTVAAAESAIGLAILVLLFRNRQSIRVDELNTLKG
- a CDS encoding NADH-quinone oxidoreductase subunit J; this encodes MDFQAGFFYVFAALLLFAAFKVITARNAVHAVLYLMLAFSQAAAIFLLLKAEFLAITLVLVYLGAVMVLFLFVVMMMDINTEVLRKGFWRHFPITALLGAVISVQLIVVLWFGFPQMTVDPAVLTRGMHVPGHENTLELGLLLYSVYLYPVQIAGVILLVGMIAAIALVLRERKDSKAIDPGVQVRVKASDRLQVLHMQPTPKPGPAPADQAKEGQP
- the nuoI gene encoding NADH-quinone oxidoreductase subunit NuoI; this translates as MSATAVAPFSLKDFFKSFLLIELFKGMALTGRYAFRPKVTLQYPEEKTPLSPRFRGLHAQRRYPDGEERCIACKLCEAVCPAMAITIEAAERADGTRRTTRYDIDLTKCIFCGFCEEACPVDAIVETHILEYHGEKRGDLYFTKDMLLAVGDRYEKEIAAARAADAPYR